Below is a window of Desulfofalx alkaliphila DSM 12257 DNA.
CACCTGCCTTTATACAACAAAAACGCACCCGCTTAGGATGCGTTTTATATTTCCTCTCTCAATCTGTCCATGCCCACCTTGATTCTCGCCTGTAAGTCTTGTATCATACGCTTTGTTTTGCGTTTATTTCTTTTTGGACCTTCCTGTAACACCCTCACCGTGTCCTGCAGTTCCCGGATACCAGTATTAGTGTAGTGCGAAACATACTCTTGGCCGCAATGTGGGCAACAAAAATAAGTTTTTAATATGTCGTCGTAAACAATATCGGTGCCCGGTTCTATTAATGTAAATTCTTCTTTACAACCTTTATCGCATTTTAATTTCAGCATTTATTGCACCGCCTTTTATGTTATACTATTGTAAAGTAAGCAAAAGGAAGGAGTTGGATAATGTCTAAAAAAGTGGAAATGTGGGAGCCGTGCCCCAGGTGTGGTTCGAAAAAGGTTAATGCCCAAGGCGGTTGTTTCTTTTTTTTACTAGGTTTCGCGTTGTTAGGTGTTAGTATTTGGCTAATATTACTTGTCCCGCCAGTAGGCGTTGCCGGCATTTTACTTGGTATAGGGTTTATGTTTGCCTCACCATTTCTGAAAAACATGCTGCAGTGCCAAGACTGTAAAAAAGCATGGAAATTTCCACACAAAACGAAGCATAAAGAAGGGGTATAGCGACCCCTTCTTTTATTTTTGACCAAATTTTTCTCTCAATCTTTTCCGATCCGGTGTTGTCTGTTCCAATATCCAGCATTTTTCAAGATACTCCCGACCGCTTTCGCTTTGCTCTAGCCGGTAAATAAACGCATCCCGGAGCAAGGCCCGGAAGTCGTCCACTCTTATATCCTCTAAGTCAAGAAAACTAATCCGGGCGTAATCACTCACTATTTTAGAGTCGAGTGAGTGGATAACATATTTTACTCCCTCATCACCTTGGCTTGGGTAATGAGGGATTTTAAGTTTGGGTCAGCCAGCACACCCCTTGTAAATTCCACGTACCCTATCAATAGATCCAACATATCTTCAAAATCAAATTTCTGTATACAGGCATCAGTGATTTTAACACCTTGCCTGTTTGTGTCTAGTACATCCCTAACCAGTGTGGACACCTCCTGAAAATCCATACCATCAACATTCTTGGTTGCTTCCAGCCTCCCCATCAGCTTCAGGGTTGGTGTTGGCAAACTAAGTGGTGTCCCATCATGTAGTTTTAACTCAAAGTATTTCTTTTCCCGTTTCTGAAAATCTAACACCGGCTACACCCCTTCTATCTCTTCTTCCAAGATGATCAAAGTCCCATCTTTATCAGCTGGTTGTGCTTTAAATTCCGCGTTAATGACTGTTTCTGCGTCTTTAGTAAATGCGATAGTAAAGCCGGCCTCGTTACTACCTACAACAGTTACTCGTAAGTCACCATCTGCCGCATCCTCATGTAAAAAACGGACAACGTATTTCCTACCATCGTAATTACCAGCTCCGCCGATTTTTAATGTCCTAATACCCTCGTCCTCGGTAACCCGGCCGGTGCTGCATAGCGTCTTTAGTTTATTTAGGTTCCAGGTCATTATGCCAGATTTTAAAACCGCTTCTTCCTCAGTCAACACTTTTTTAGATACTTGCCCCAGGTCGTCTTTAGCCTCGTAGAAAGTTGGTGTGTATTCCAGACTAGCCCCGCCTTTAATGTGGCCGAGGCGGTTTTCTTCAGTCTCAATTACGTTATTTTCCGGCATTTCTCCGGTAAATTCCATAATGTATAATTTACCGCTACCTAATACAATTTTTTGAGTGTCGCTCATACTTAACCCCTCCTAATTTTAGTTGTAAATTCGATATGGTAGGCCGCTTGATACAGGTTTTCAGATTCGATGGGCGTTTCATAAACCTGGTATGGGATACCTTTAGCATCCAACATGGATTCAACTAACTGCTGGCTTGCCGGGTCTTTATGGATTGTGTACAACTCAATCAGGTACCCGGTGCGCTTTATCTCGTTTCTATCGTCGGAACCATAGGCGCTGGCATCCGCCACATGGTAAGTAATAAACGGGGGCTCTGGTGCCGGGTTCCCAGGGCCCACCTTGAACTCGCTATAGGCAACCGGCATACCGAGTGCTTTTAATGCCTGGTATAGTTCTGTTTGTGTCATGGCCTAACCCCCATTCCTAATGATCCGCTTGATCCGTTCCTCCATATCGGGAACATGTTTGTCGTAAGCCGGGCGTATGTGAGGGATCGCCTCCACCCGGCCACCACCAACCTTGGCATGGCCAAATTCCAATAGGTGTGCTATTGGCCCTTTGGTTTTATTGTGGATAACATATTTAATCTCGCCGCCCAAAGTTGTTTCTTTTTTTCGAGTCCAGCCTTTTTTGTATTCCCCGGTTTCTACGGGTGAGGTGGCCTTGACTTCCTTTAACACGGCGTTCGAGGTGGTGCTAAGTTCTTTTTCAACAGCGGCACTAACATCTTCGGTATATTCCTTCACCGCCAGAGTGATCTCTGCGGCAAGATTATCAATTTTAATATTGCTAGCCATCACCATAACCCCTTAACACCTTAAAACACACATAAGGATACAGTAGCCACATATACCATTTAAGCTCACACTTTTTCAGACACTTGTAAATGATAATAGGGACGCCCCACCGTTTTATAGTAAGTTTGTAGGTAAGTGACGGTTTGAGGCCGTTAGGTACAGGTTTCAGCTCCATATATCTCGGTAATTTAGCCATCAGTAGACACCCTTTCGCAAGTCAACTCCATTTCATCAAAGGCCAACCTAGACCCTTGCCGGGCCATACCACCCCGGTAAGTCCTTATCACTTTATACCGGGCGCCTTCAAACTCCACTTCTCGTTCCCCATTGTATTCATACTCGTGGATTACAAATACCATTGCTGGTTTTAGTCCGGTTACGGCAGCGCTGTAAAATTCATCCCGGGAAATAGATTTTAGGCCACACAGTACCGTTGTTTTGGTTTCAACTGGTATCTGCACCCCAATCTCGTTTTCCTCCCATGTGTGGCTAATTAGGGTTAGTTCGTGGTCATAGGTCACTGGCCACCACCCCCGGTATGGATGATTAGATTGTGCAGCCTAAATTGCAGGTGCCGGGGCATGGCCTTGTCGCTATCCCGGGACTGGTACCGCCAAGTGGCGTAGTCCACCACAAACATTAAATGGTAAGGGTTGGCACCATCCAGTACCAACCCCTTCTCGTCTTCAAGCTCTTTAATTACACTTTCTGTAATGGTGGTTAAATAGGTATCCCGGACGTTTGTCCGTATCCCTAACCGCTCTTTAACTAGATTGGTAGCAAGAGTTATATCCATCCCATCGCCTCCTTTATTGTGGCGATTATGTCCGCTTTAAGCATCCGGTCATTAAGCCCGGTAATACCATGGGCATCTGCAAAGGTAAGCAGTTGGGCCTTGGTCATCGCCTCCAGATCAGGTATTACCGGAGCGGACATGCTTAATGCCCCATTTATTCCCCCGTTTCATCCACCAAGTCAACCAACACAAAGGCTTTAGGCATTACTGGCTTGCCGTCATACCTGCCAATGCCTCGTACTGCGGTCTGGTCTTCACGGAATTTGTAATGCCCGGACATATCAATGCGAGTGCCTTCCCTTTCCACCAGGGTGTATTTGTCGAACACGCCGAAAAGCAGCTTATCCTTGGGCATGTAGTTGCTGAACACCACTCTTAAGCCTAAGAAGTTGGGTTGTTGTAAGTTAGGCAACACGACAACGTCTTTCCCGGCAGCGTCGACGTGCAAGGTTAAGTTGGCAAGTTTGCTGTAATAGGTTTGGCGGTGCACAACGCAAACAATTTCACCAGTCGCATCTTCGCCGGTATCAATCATCCCCAGCAAAGGAATCAGCGCCTCATACTCTGCAGAAGCAGAAACTTGGTTCTCTGCAGGAATTTGTGGAATGATGCCCTCCGGCTGTTTGTTGGTCGACCCCTCTCCTAAAAGAATGGCCTTGTCCAGCGCCTTTGCAATGGAACGTGCAATCCGCTTGGTTAGATAGTCGTCCAAGTTGATAACACTGTCCTCAAGCAGGCTATTGTCGATGTAGACAATCCGGCCCACTTTGAAGCCGTCGAACTCTACAGCGGTCAGGCGGGAATCATCTTCCTCAGGAATTGCTGCCCGTTGTTCTACCCAGGTGGCTTCTCCAGTATCAACATCCAAAATCAGCTTCACTCTGCCGCCAGCAGTGATTTTGTCTACCAGCGGATATAAAGTAGTGTAATCACCAATCCGCTCACGGATTCGGTTTACAACAATGTCCGGAATAATCAGCTCTGCTCCAGCTTCCCCAGGAGGCAAGACTTGTCCATTGGCTCTAGCTTGGAGCCTAGTCCGGAGTTCGTTATAAAAGTCCTCCACTTCTCGGGTGAAGTATTCTTGTTTTGCTCTCTTTTCGGTCATCTTTTTATCATTCCTTTCCTTGTTGGTGTTGGTCGGCGCCTTGCTGTTGAGCTGCTCAAGCTCGCCCTCCAACTCCGCAATTTCTGCCTCAAGGCTAGCTTTCTTTTGCTTAAGCTCTTCCTTTTCGGCCTCAATCTTGTTCACTTCTTCCTCGACCGCTGCAAGCTCCTCATCGGTTTGAGCCTCTGCCAGCGCTGCTTCTATTTGTTCAGCCCTGGTTTCTAATCCCCTTTCCTGTTCCTCCAGCTCTGCTAACACAGCTTTGCGCTGCTCAATTTTTTTGGAAATCATCAACTGCTTAAGCATTTTTTAACCCTCTCCCTTAATTGTTTTTTCTTTTGCTCCAGCTGTCGTTTCCGGTGCTGGTCAACCTCTGCTTTTCTTGCCTGTATTCCGGTATCCTCGTAGGCCGGGAAGGTGCACACTGAAACCTCATGAAGGTCTATTTTTGTGATGGTCCACTTTACGGTCCCATCGTCTCTCCAATCAGTTATTTCCTCGAGAATATTAAACCCAAACGAACACTGGTCTACGTCTCCACGTTTCACACGCTCATAAAGGTTTACCGCGTCTGTGTCATTTGTGTTGATTTTCAC
It encodes the following:
- a CDS encoding phage head closure protein; its protein translation is MTYDHELTLISHTWEENEIGVQIPVETKTTVLCGLKSISRDEFYSAAVTGLKPAMVFVIHEYEYNGEREVEFEGARYKVIRTYRGGMARQGSRLAFDEMELTCERVSTDG
- a CDS encoding phage major capsid protein produces the protein MLKQLMISKKIEQRKAVLAELEEQERGLETRAEQIEAALAEAQTDEELAAVEEEVNKIEAEKEELKQKKASLEAEIAELEGELEQLNSKAPTNTNKERNDKKMTEKRAKQEYFTREVEDFYNELRTRLQARANGQVLPPGEAGAELIIPDIVVNRIRERIGDYTTLYPLVDKITAGGRVKLILDVDTGEATWVEQRAAIPEEDDSRLTAVEFDGFKVGRIVYIDNSLLEDSVINLDDYLTKRIARSIAKALDKAILLGEGSTNKQPEGIIPQIPAENQVSASAEYEALIPLLGMIDTGEDATGEIVCVVHRQTYYSKLANLTLHVDAAGKDVVVLPNLQQPNFLGLRVVFSNYMPKDKLLFGVFDKYTLVEREGTRIDMSGHYKFREDQTAVRGIGRYDGKPVMPKAFVLVDLVDETGE
- a CDS encoding HK97 family phage prohead protease, which encodes MDRKIRQSRSLQTKLKTRAEPDSQEMYIEGYFAVFGRETELWPGAFEEIAPEAFDETLSNDIRALINHDTTLVLGRTKANTLELKTDNYGLWGRVKINTNDTDAVNLYERVKRGDVDQCSFGFNILEEITDWRDDGTVKWTITKIDLHEVSVCTFPAYEDTGIQARKAEVDQHRKRQLEQKKKQLRERVKKCLSS
- a CDS encoding HK97 gp10 family phage protein, producing MASNIKIDNLAAEITLAVKEYTEDVSAAVEKELSTTSNAVLKEVKATSPVETGEYKKGWTRKKETTLGGEIKYVIHNKTKGPIAHLLEFGHAKVGGGRVEAIPHIRPAYDKHVPDMEERIKRIIRNGG